TAGAAGAATAActaccatagtactagagggagctgaaacgCGCGCTAAGCCGGCTGGGCAGaagaggtgattaggattgtgaaaagggccaaataaggttggggtcagtttcacaaaaatggttcaaatggctctgagcactatgggacttaacatctatggtcatcagtcccctagaacttagaactacttaaacctaactaacctaaggacatcacacaacacccaatcatcacgaggcagaggaaaaaatcaaccccaccgggaatcgaacccgggaacgcgggcgcgggaagcgagaacgctacctcacgaccacgagctgcagacatcaGTTATACCTTAAAATTGTAGTTGAATAACACATTTACAATcacatagccgaacttttacaacCAGTAGTCTCAAACTCCAAATCTTTCAcgcctgaaggcctccaaacaagaaaccaacaaggtaaatttcaagtgactgaaaacacgcagttacaattatatatatatatatatatatatatatatatatatatatatatatatatatatttaaagccTCAAGGTAAGcctggatagacaaacataaacaagatgcaatacaaacggctgaaggcccacattaaaattttcaagattttaacatAAATTATTATAACCTTCTAAAAGGTAGAAGGTCGTAGTGTTTAAGCATGAAAGGTAATCTTGGGAGGTAATTTTAGgaataaggttccaaggctgaaggcccccaattaattttccaaattaaaaaaaaaaatgtagctgtACACCTTATGTTTTAAGTTGCTGAAACCGGACTAAAAGAAAGGACAGCACAatggcaataacctttcagcaaatatccactagccagaattcaaacttacttacataaaacacagtaaaaccaagaacttttttatcattgacaatttcagtttatACAAAGACAGTTAAACACTGGTGAGAACGACAGTAAATACAACAgcgctcagaagcctccagggggtcggtctgccctcgttttcTTTGGTGTGACAGGTGGTGATCCCAACTACATTTGTTCCGtaggaacccaaccaagggacagccacggaccgaccgacaaatggCTTGCTTGCCcgcaatcggtacatgagaattcaaacaaaatgttacaggcctgattatccacaatcaaatatgtatatgtattaaactatcaaaactacacaccgtgttgggcagcgacaacaggtgatgaaaggacactgcctgaaattaagttagtggccagggcaggtaaccggaacactaacgcccacaaggcagaaaattccgctggtgcacttgaattgtagtcaaccaatatagttaattccccgcatggcggctaaatttcagcaatacaaacactcggtgttgctcacaggaaaacgttcccaacagcgaaccaccaaaacgaaccacacaacatgaatggacgtggcttgggtagtagaaaccactactcaactttgacgtcctgggtcggtgaatcacgaagctcgtagcgatcggacagctccacacacgctcccacACTGCGCAGGGACTGCGAACGGACTCGGCCGACTGCACCgctcggagataacttccctggtccgcagcaacgacCGACTGCCCGCAGACCCCCTGACCAGAAACTATATGCACCAACCAAAaatggtacacggtgcaaatatcgatacacatcgctgctgccacacgtagaaggaagaagaaatacggcgtaaccgcaacaagggcgggaaaATACAGATAGACTGCCAAGTTCATGAAAACGCATGGTTGGGAGTGAGCACGGCTAGGATCTGTAAAGTGAaagaactatagaggaagacagccaGGGCGTAGTTTTCTCTTCTCTATGCTAGTTAAttttcaggatgagcattactgcatagGGCATTTGATTCTACGGCATTATGACAGGGTGACAAACACTAACTAAATTACTTTTTCTgtgttaacaacatgtgggcagggtgggttcttccttggctcgggtatgaggtagaatgaaacagtatTCTTACATCATgtaacttttattgaagatttgtacaacggttttcttactcgattgttctggctgggagagcggcagctgtgtcgtttgcgaagccttcatgctgcgtgagcggcggcgtctgattacgcctggcggtgtgcaTGTCGTGTCGCCGTTTcggccagttgactggagacgcgcatcgtgctgtggcccgtttaattattgagaacgaagtcgtgaaccgGATGGTGATAGctcggatgtggcgtcccagtgtttctctttttcAAGCGGCCGCGTgtctcagtgttgtgcgtcggccagcggagcggcgcggcgggggaaagacagtgtcccggactcgaacaacggactcccgcttgccagtcttctgctgtcagatcttcatcaccagctcacaggtgactgctgatgtgaggccgtatCCTTGTCCTCACGAATAACCTGGGTACTTAAcaacagtcttcaaataccttctgacttctctcttctggcggcgaggctcctgcttgctattccattacagcggcggacttggtgcttctgtgtacgatgtagtctcttcctgcatgacggtcttcagcaccgaaactaaaCTGAAGACTACTACTCTTGTCGGGCCCATTGTGTCTCGCGTAGTTATTCACTTCAGCTcgatggaggtgaacgacttcaaggTCATTGCCTATTTCGTCACGTTGGAAAGCTTctggaagaatcttcttaacgtcggtgatTGGCTCATAGAATGTAGGCgggggcctttgatcacatgtgacaattgagaaacacgtgagccggtcgggcgatgccctgacggctgaatcgacagtttccgcttctctcctgaacgtgctgacttcaagcgccggccgttggcgctgctgctctgcccgctgtttgccagtgtgtaattcttctaaactacatttttcatttattttctaatttctacttcacttcacattgatttcactaatttatttacctaagtACCGCTCAACAATCCTCCACTATTCGGAGAAATTCGCCCTCGAATTTACCACTCGACATTGCTccactcgtccgcagctcgtggtcgtgcggtagcgttctcgcttcccacgcccgggttcccgggttcgattccgggcggggtcagggattttctctacctcgtgatgactgggtgttgtgtgatgtccttagagtagttaggtttaagtagttctaagttctaggggactgatgaccatagatgttaagtcccatagtgctcagagccattcctccACTCGTTAAACGGcaaaagcactaacacaagcaaTGAAAACTCTCGACTTAGACGATTACACACGCTTCACGTTATATATGTTCAAGATCCTTTActgaattgctactctgagatgaagcggttggtACAggggaggaattagtggcgggccgcataaaaccagtcagagcaCTGAGGATTCAAAACCAATGAAAGAAACCCTTCATCTGTTCATTTTCTTGGATGGATGAATACTGAGAACATTAGGGACGTTAGTGGAATCCTGAGGAAGATTCCAGGAGAGGGATCGAAGTATCAAACACTGGAGGAGGTTTAAGAGTAGTTATGGCGTAGCTTAACGAGTCAGGTTTTACAGTCACTGAGTAGTATGTTCCTGAGTTCGGCGTTTCCTCATTGCAGGTCCAGCCCCCGTTAGCTACTCCTCCGAGCAGCGCTCAACCAGGATGCCGGGAGCGGGCGGCCGCCTACGCCTGCCCTCGCTGGGCACCGACTCGCCCTCCAGGTCCTCCTCTGGGGCtgccggcggtggcggcggcggcggcggcgcggtcaGCCAGCAGCAGCGCGTCGTGGTGATGGGCGCGGCGCGCGTCGGCAAGTCGGCCATCATCTCGCAGTTCCTGTACGACCGCTGGCCGGCCAAGTACCGCCAGACGGTGGAGGAGCTGCACCGCGGCGAGTACGAGCTGCCTGACGGCGCCGCGCTCACGCTCGACATCCTGGATACGGCGGGCGCGCACCAGTTCCCCGCCATGCGCGCCCTCTCCATCGCCACGGCGCACGCCTTCCTGCTCGTCTACGCCGTCGACGACGACGCCTCCTGGGATGAGGTGCGCCGCCTCCGGCAGCAGGTGAGCGCCGCACCTCTGGGATAACCCCCGATTCCGAATGGGGTCAtacgttgttattgttgtggtcttcagtctggtctgatgcagctcttcatgctactctatcctgtgcaagctgtttcacctcccagtacctactgcaaccttcatccttctggatctgcttagtgtattcatctcttggtccccctctacgatttttaccctccacgtcgccctccaa
The Schistocerca gregaria isolate iqSchGreg1 chromosome 1, iqSchGreg1.2, whole genome shotgun sequence genome window above contains:
- the LOC126280958 gene encoding GTP-binding protein Rhes-like — encoded protein: MPGAGGRLRLPSLGTDSPSRSSSGAAGGGGGGGGAVSQQQRVVVMGAARVGKSAIISQFLYDRWPAKYRQTVEELHRGEYELPDGAALTLDILDTAGAHQFPAMRALSIATAHAFLLVYAVDDDASWDEVRRLRQQIVEARGNGVPIVVVGNKDDLPDAERQVAREVAETTALFEWECGYVECSAKENTHIIDVFKALLAQAKVRYNLSPAVRRRRQSLPNYPTAGGHHGQGHGQTQGQQARGTRYMLKRNSCSVA